The Leptotrichia sp. OH3620_COT-345 region CTTATGACAAATTGGTCATTTGCTATGGATTTCCCCATCATAGGTCCTCCTGCAAGCACTACTATTTCTTCACATTTGTCATTATATCCTCCTATTTTATCTATTATGTAGTCTACCGATGTTCCAATAGGAACATACACATTTTCAGGATTTTTTATTCCTTCTCCTGAAACAGTGACTATTCTGTGTGTTATAGCTTTTTTCTGTCTTAATGCTTCAGACAGATATATTGCCGTTGTGGCATTATTTACTATTATACCTATTTCACTAGGAAAACGTTCATATTCTTTTTTAAATATTTCTCTTATGAGAACCCTTTCCCATCCCATAGGATAAGCATCGGGAACTCCCACTATTTCAATATCATTAAACTTTGCAGCTTTTTCTTTTAATTTTAAAATTAAATCTTTATTTGTTACTTTCACTGCAATAATTCCTTTTCCGGCATGTCCGGCTTTCATAAGAAAATGCGTTCCATCCAGTAATTCTTCAGAATGTTTTTCCATCACCTTATAATCCGATGTAAGATACGGTTCACACTCAACTGCATTTATAAGCACAGCTTCAATATTTTTTGCATTCTGATACTTTACATATGTAGGAAATCCCGAACCTCCAAGTCCCAATATTCCTATTTCCTTAATTGCTTCTACTAATTCTTCCGCTGAAAGACTGTCAGGATTATCATAAGAAAACGGAGTAATTTCATCATCTTTAAAATCATTTTCTATAAG contains the following coding sequences:
- a CDS encoding RnfABCDGE type electron transport complex subunit C; protein product: MSLLSGIGKIRLNGKKELTKSKQVLSLPEPEIVYIPLIIGASTDFDVHVSEGDYVHKGTKLATRKDIYVPLYSPVSGTVKGIEKRMHTSGKIQNHLLIENDFKDDEITPFSYDNPDSLSAEELVEAIKEIGILGLGGSGFPTYVKYQNAKNIEAVLINAVECEPYLTSDYKVMEKHSEELLDGTHFLMKAGHAGKGIIAVKVTNKDLILKLKEKAAKFNDIEIVGVPDAYPMGWERVLIREIFKKEYERFPSEIGIIVNNATTAIYLSEALRQKKAITHRIVTVSGEGIKNPENVYVPIGTSVDYIIDKIGGYNDKCEEIVVLAGGPMMGKSIANDQFVISSYSNSVTILPKKDTDEMPCLRCGLCVEYCPAKIQPVQIMNGEKMKDLDSVTNAGADKCITCGLCSFICPSKIEVTDWVGKAKTRIANARKAGGK